The Halanaerobium praevalens DSM 2228 genome contains a region encoding:
- a CDS encoding ATP synthase subunit I gives MKDINDPKKVQIKILKATYLFSLLPICSSLLAGEFDILFGFVFGLVIATLLLRLKYNNIIRALSMEEESAEKFIRNRYFIEYALYFAVLFSAAKNLNLDFMAAAVGLFMIKFVVIMWSIVDLLKDTFQSKFDEYK, from the coding sequence ATGAAAGATATTAATGATCCAAAAAAAGTTCAAATTAAAATTTTAAAAGCAACTTATTTGTTTTCACTACTACCTATCTGCTCATCCCTTTTAGCAGGAGAGTTTGATATTTTATTTGGCTTTGTTTTTGGTCTTGTAATTGCTACCCTTCTTTTAAGATTAAAATATAATAACATAATTAGGGCATTGAGTATGGAAGAAGAGTCAGCTGAAAAATTTATTCGTAATCGCTACTTTATAGAATATGCCCTCTATTTTGCAGTGCTTTTTAGTGCAGCTAAAAATCTTAATTTAGATTTTATGGCTGCAGCAGTTGGACTATTTATGATTAAATTTGTAGTTATAATGTGGTCAATTGTTGATTTATTGAAGGATACTTTTCAAAGTAAATTTG
- the atpE gene encoding ATP synthase F0 subunit C: MIQFSPEVAETVITTASYIAAGAALIAGVGPGIGMGFAAGKATSAVRRQPEARGSIITTMLLGQVISGSTGIYSLVIAIFLIFGV; the protein is encoded by the coding sequence ATGATTCAATTTTCACCAGAAGTAGCCGAAACAGTTATTACAACTGCCTCTTATATTGCTGCAGGAGCTGCTTTGATTGCTGGAGTTGGCCCAGGTATAGGTATGGGTTTTGCTGCAGGTAAAGCAACATCTGCTGTGAGAAGACAGCCAGAGGCTAGAGGATCAATTATTACGACAATGTTATTAGGTCAGGTAATTTCTGGCTCAACAGGCATTTATTCTCTTGTAATAGCGATCTTTTTAATTTTTGGAGTTTAA
- the atpB gene encoding F0F1 ATP synthase subunit A gives MNPGPQIQFYLFGKEYLPVSDTLLVGWLSVVIILILAKYLTSNLKVRPEGKQNVAETIVELIYKQIEPMLPGEGWRFLPFIATIFIYVGFSNLIGLVPGLPSPTGDLNTTLGLALVVFVVVQYEGMREFGVWGYIKGFAEPVIFLLPINVIGELAKPISHSFRLFGNIVGGGIIITLIYQAAPPLIPVPLHAWFDFFVGMIQALIFGMVAIAYISVAKS, from the coding sequence TTGAATCCAGGTCCACAGATACAATTTTATTTGTTTGGAAAAGAATATCTTCCAGTAAGTGATACTCTATTGGTTGGCTGGCTTTCTGTAGTAATTATTTTAATTTTAGCAAAATATCTAACTTCAAATTTAAAAGTTAGACCTGAAGGCAAACAAAATGTTGCTGAAACAATTGTAGAATTAATTTATAAACAGATTGAGCCAATGCTGCCAGGCGAGGGCTGGAGGTTTCTTCCTTTTATTGCAACAATTTTTATTTATGTAGGCTTTAGTAATTTAATTGGCCTTGTACCTGGTCTACCCAGTCCAACTGGAGATTTGAACACTACTTTAGGCCTTGCTTTAGTTGTCTTTGTAGTAGTTCAATACGAAGGTATGAGAGAATTTGGAGTTTGGGGTTATATTAAAGGTTTTGCAGAACCCGTAATTTTTCTACTGCCAATTAATGTTATTGGTGAGTTAGCTAAACCAATTTCTCATTCTTTTCGTCTTTTTGGAAATATAGTTGGTGGTGGAATCATTATTACTTTAATTTATCAGGCCGCCCCACCTTTAATTCCCGTTCCTTTACATGCTTGGTTTGATTTTTTTGTTGGCATGATTCAGGCCTTGATTTTTGGAATGGTTGCAATTGCCTATATTTCTGTTGCTAAGTCTTAG
- a CDS encoding AtpZ/AtpI family protein, translating into MNNKDWRQIMQGLSLLTEVGLIIIISAGLGFGMGYLIDNWLNFELFFQILGLIIGLASGFYSVYKLLISTLDD; encoded by the coding sequence ATGAATAATAAAGATTGGCGCCAAATTATGCAGGGACTTTCACTTTTAACAGAAGTGGGTTTAATTATAATTATTTCAGCTGGTCTTGGTTTTGGGATGGGCTATTTAATCGATAATTGGTTAAACTTTGAGTTGTTTTTTCAGATCCTGGGCCTGATTATTGGTCTGGCCTCAGGTTTTTACTCTGTTTATAAGCTTTTGATCTCAACCTTAGATGATTAA
- a CDS encoding MraY family glycosyltransferase: MLYLAAFISSLLLSLLITPVIIRLAKHFNFVDQPGQRKINTKVVASSGGVAIYLAFMIPLKFFLPINNTITGIIVGGSFMLILGLLDDKFEISAPLKFSAQIIGALILVYYGVRINFITNPLGGFIYLGIYAIPFTVFWIVSIINTINLIDGLDGLAAGVSIIAVLTLFAVALQEGLLLAPMLAVLLAGSCLGFLRYNFNPAQIFMGDTGSMFIGYIIAAVSITGALKSAAAVTIFVPMLALAVPILDTTFAIVRRIFNDRPIGEADHGHLHHRLLAIGMNQKQAVISVYLISSILGTIAFIINGIKFDQALIIFISVILIVIYGAKKLGIFSVELPQEGCSLEDS; the protein is encoded by the coding sequence TTGCTTTATCTGGCAGCTTTTATTAGCTCATTATTACTATCATTATTGATAACCCCGGTTATTATTAGATTAGCAAAACATTTTAATTTTGTTGATCAGCCGGGACAAAGAAAAATAAATACTAAAGTTGTAGCTAGCTCAGGTGGAGTGGCGATTTATCTTGCTTTTATGATTCCCCTGAAATTCTTTTTGCCAATAAATAATACTATTACTGGAATTATAGTTGGTGGAAGTTTTATGCTGATTTTAGGACTATTAGATGATAAGTTTGAAATTTCAGCTCCACTAAAATTTAGTGCCCAAATAATTGGGGCTTTGATTTTGGTTTATTATGGAGTTAGAATTAATTTTATTACTAATCCTTTGGGAGGTTTTATTTACCTTGGGATTTATGCTATACCTTTTACAGTGTTTTGGATTGTTAGTATTATCAATACCATTAATTTAATTGATGGTTTAGATGGTCTGGCAGCGGGTGTCTCGATTATTGCAGTTTTAACCTTATTTGCTGTTGCTTTACAGGAAGGGCTGCTTCTGGCACCGATGTTAGCAGTTTTACTTGCTGGCAGCTGTTTAGGTTTTTTACGCTACAATTTTAACCCAGCCCAGATTTTTATGGGAGATACTGGTTCGATGTTTATTGGCTATATTATAGCTGCTGTCTCAATTACTGGTGCTTTAAAAAGTGCAGCAGCAGTAACAATCTTTGTGCCAATGCTAGCTTTAGCTGTACCTATTTTAGATACAACTTTTGCTATTGTGAGGCGGATCTTTAATGATCGTCCAATAGGAGAAGCAGATCACGGCCATCTTCATCATCGTTTACTTGCAATTGGGATGAACCAAAAACAAGCTGTAATTTCGGTTTATTTAATTAGTTCTATTTTAGGCACAATTGCCTTTATTATTAATGGAATTAAATTTGATCAAGCTTTGATAATTTTCATTTCTGTAATTTTAATAGTAATTTATGGAGCTAAAAAATTAGGTATTTTCTCAGTTGAGTTACCACAAGAAGGCTGTTCTTTAGAGGATAGTTGA
- the upp gene encoding uracil phosphoribosyltransferase → MEHPLIRHKVALMRDKNTGPKEFRELADEVATLMAYEVTRDLPLEDVEIETPITKAKFKMISGKKMGIVPILRAGLGMLDGVLKLIPAARVGHIGLYREPETLEAVEYYCKLPTDVEERDLLVVDPMLATGNTAMEAIKFIKKRNPRSIKFMVLVAAPEGIKKLQAAHPDIDIWTAALDEKLNDHAYIVPGLGDAGDRLYGTK, encoded by the coding sequence ATGGAACATCCATTAATCAGACACAAAGTAGCGTTGATGAGGGACAAAAATACTGGCCCGAAAGAGTTTAGAGAACTTGCTGATGAGGTAGCAACTTTAATGGCTTATGAGGTGACTAGAGATCTTCCTTTAGAAGATGTTGAGATTGAAACACCAATAACTAAGGCTAAGTTCAAAATGATTTCTGGTAAGAAAATGGGGATTGTCCCTATTTTAAGGGCCGGTTTAGGAATGTTGGATGGAGTTTTAAAACTAATTCCAGCTGCTAGAGTAGGACATATTGGTTTATATAGAGAGCCTGAAACTTTAGAAGCAGTAGAATATTATTGTAAACTGCCAACAGATGTTGAAGAAAGAGATTTATTAGTAGTAGATCCGATGTTAGCTACTGGTAATACAGCTATGGAAGCAATTAAATTTATTAAAAAAAGAAATCCCCGCAGCATTAAGTTTATGGTTTTAGTAGCTGCACCTGAAGGAATTAAGAAATTACAGGCTGCTCATCCAGATATTGATATTTGGACTGCTGCTTTAGATGAAAAGCTTAATGACCACGCTTATATTGTGCCTGGTCTTGGTGATGCAGGAGATAGACTTTACGGTACTAAATAG
- a CDS encoding low molecular weight protein arginine phosphatase, with product METIKKILFVCTGNTCRSPMAEYLLKAMIRQRDDLKLENWQIISAGISAVKGAEANAKVKNVMAELGIELEGHISHSLADIELEEQDLIITMTRKHSRALVLDYPNLSDKVFTLKELSGLDSENKDIQDPFGLSEAVYRATRDEIKANLEFLLENLKKFDLSKQD from the coding sequence GTGGAGACAATTAAAAAGATTTTATTTGTTTGCACAGGAAATACTTGTCGGAGTCCAATGGCCGAATATTTATTAAAAGCTATGATTAGACAGCGAGATGACTTAAAATTAGAGAATTGGCAAATTATTTCTGCTGGTATATCTGCTGTTAAAGGAGCAGAAGCTAATGCTAAAGTAAAAAATGTCATGGCAGAGCTTGGAATTGAACTTGAAGGTCATATTTCACATAGTTTAGCAGATATAGAATTAGAAGAGCAGGATTTAATTATTACTATGACCCGGAAACACAGTCGGGCTTTAGTTTTAGATTATCCGAATTTATCTGATAAGGTTTTTACTTTAAAAGAATTAAGTGGTTTAGATTCTGAGAATAAAGATATTCAGGATCCTTTTGGTTTATCAGAAGCAGTCTATAGAGCAACAAGAGATGAGATCAAAGCTAATTTGGAATTTTTATTGGAAAATCTAAAGAAGTTTGATTTATCAAAGCAGGATTAA
- a CDS encoding L-threonylcarbamoyladenylate synthase: MKFKTKIKQTKYQNEFKTLAQAKLANNSQLRSKLKTDEVILKAAELLSQNQLVALPTETVYGLAANALSPKAVSKIFAAKGRPQDNPLIVHIADQAQLKELTAAKITAKTQALMDHFWPGPLTIIFPKSKKVPNLTSAGLETIAIRMPAHPLILAVIESSGLPLAAPSANTSGFPSPTQAEHVYHDLKGKIPLILDGGPCQVGVESTVVDLRSAQVKVLRPGGISRQEIADFLGEEVLLAADLKDDTAVAPGMKYRHYAPNKKLYTFNFEDKLFILKKALKKAESKKIAIISARNSKLDNYQLPTKNLKVLKVFSHQKPAELAQKLFALMRSLDADPEVEEIYIEELAAQGIGEAVMNRIQKAAAAEEYSQPGGGDN, translated from the coding sequence ATGAAATTTAAGACTAAAATAAAGCAGACAAAATATCAAAATGAATTCAAAACTTTAGCTCAGGCAAAATTGGCTAATAATTCGCAGCTGAGATCTAAATTAAAGACAGATGAAGTAATTTTAAAAGCAGCCGAACTTTTAAGTCAAAATCAATTAGTAGCTCTACCTACAGAAACTGTTTATGGTTTAGCAGCAAATGCTTTATCACCAAAAGCAGTCAGCAAAATTTTTGCAGCTAAGGGTCGTCCCCAAGATAATCCTTTGATTGTTCATATTGCGGACCAAGCTCAGCTAAAAGAATTAACAGCAGCGAAAATAACAGCCAAAACACAGGCTTTGATGGATCACTTTTGGCCTGGACCTTTGACTATTATTTTTCCTAAAAGTAAAAAAGTTCCTAATCTAACTTCAGCTGGTTTAGAAACAATTGCTATTCGGATGCCAGCTCATCCACTTATTTTGGCAGTTATAGAAAGCTCAGGTCTGCCTCTGGCAGCTCCAAGCGCTAATACTTCTGGTTTTCCCAGTCCAACTCAAGCAGAACATGTCTATCATGATTTAAAAGGCAAAATACCTTTGATTTTAGATGGAGGTCCTTGTCAAGTTGGGGTTGAGTCAACTGTTGTCGATTTGCGCTCAGCTCAGGTTAAAGTTTTAAGACCAGGTGGGATTAGCCGCCAAGAAATTGCCGATTTTTTAGGAGAAGAAGTGCTGCTTGCAGCAGATCTTAAAGATGATACTGCTGTGGCACCAGGGATGAAATACCGTCATTATGCTCCAAATAAAAAACTATATACTTTTAATTTTGAAGATAAACTTTTTATCTTAAAAAAAGCTCTGAAAAAAGCAGAAAGCAAAAAAATTGCGATTATCAGTGCTAGAAATTCTAAATTAGATAATTATCAGCTGCCAACTAAAAATTTAAAAGTACTTAAAGTCTTCAGCCATCAAAAGCCAGCAGAATTAGCTCAAAAACTTTTTGCTTTAATGCGGAGTTTAGATGCTGATCCTGAGGTAGAAGAAATTTACATAGAAGAATTAGCTGCTCAAGGAATTGGTGAGGCAGTAATGAATAGAATACAGAAAGCAGCCGCAGCTGAAGAATATTCTCAGCCGGGAGGTGGAGACAATTAA
- the prmC gene encoding peptide chain release factor N(5)-glutamine methyltransferase: MNIKELLKRSDQFLAAQGIKSSRLDAEVLMADLLDMERINLYVKYDYPLKSREIDKYREMIKKRAQRIPVAYIIQKKEFMSLEFKVEPGVLIPRPDTENLVEKVIKYCRQQGLKTPQIIDVCTGSGAIAVSLAHYLQKAKVVGTDISNSALKIARQNMKKHDLTERMSILKSDLLKEFIKREIKGIDILVSNPPYITEAEMETLAPEVKKEPKKALVAGKDGLDFYRRLIPEAEKVLKNGGKLFLEIGYQQAAAVREIFGANWSEIEVEKDYSENDRIVSALFKEKEAE; the protein is encoded by the coding sequence GTGAATATAAAAGAACTTCTTAAGCGCAGTGATCAATTTTTAGCTGCTCAGGGAATAAAAAGTTCGAGGCTTGATGCAGAAGTGCTGATGGCAGATCTTTTAGATATGGAAAGAATTAATCTTTATGTTAAATATGATTATCCACTAAAAAGTAGAGAAATTGATAAATATCGAGAAATGATAAAAAAACGGGCCCAAAGAATTCCAGTAGCTTATATTATCCAAAAAAAAGAATTTATGTCTTTAGAATTCAAAGTTGAGCCTGGAGTTTTAATTCCTCGACCTGATACTGAAAATTTAGTTGAAAAAGTAATAAAATACTGCCGTCAACAGGGGCTTAAAACACCTCAAATTATTGATGTCTGTACTGGCAGTGGGGCCATTGCTGTTAGCTTAGCCCATTATTTACAAAAAGCCAAAGTTGTGGGAACAGATATTTCTAATTCAGCTCTTAAAATTGCACGACAAAACATGAAAAAACATGATTTAACAGAACGGATGAGCATCCTAAAAAGTGATTTATTAAAAGAATTTATTAAAAGAGAAATTAAGGGTATTGATATTTTAGTATCTAATCCACCCTATATCACTGAAGCAGAAATGGAAACTTTAGCCCCAGAAGTAAAAAAAGAACCGAAAAAGGCCTTAGTAGCCGGTAAAGATGGTTTGGATTTTTACCGCCGTTTAATTCCAGAAGCCGAAAAAGTACTTAAAAATGGTGGTAAATTATTTTTAGAAATAGGTTATCAACAGGCAGCAGCAGTAAGAGAAATCTTTGGAGCAAATTGGTCCGAAATTGAAGTTGAAAAAGATTATTCAGAAAATGATAGAATTGTTTCTGCTCTTTTTAAAGAAAAAGAAGCTGAATAA
- the prfA gene encoding peptide chain release factor 1, whose translation MFDLNDLESKLDKLVAKYKQMNKKLSDPEVINDSDKYQKLLKKHAKLKKIVDKYKEYKAAKEGIAEAEEMMELDDDPEMQALFEEEIAELKPKKEKLQEQLPIMLLPDDPNDEKNVIVEIRAGAGGDEAALFAADLYRMYTRYAEGKGWKVDLMSANESGTGGFKEIIFTIEGTDIFKYLKYESGVHRVQRVPSTESSGRIHTSTATVAVLPEAEEVDVEIETNDLTIDTFRSSGPGGQSVNTTDSAIRITHEPTGLTVSCQDEKSQHKNKAKAMKILRARLQEKKEQEKQKERSEARKSQVGTGDRSEKIRTYNFPQGRVSDHRINLTIHQLDKILDGELEPVVEALIEEDNNKRLEKI comes from the coding sequence ATGTTTGATTTAAATGATTTAGAATCTAAACTGGATAAATTAGTTGCTAAATATAAACAAATGAATAAAAAACTAAGTGATCCAGAAGTGATTAATGACAGTGATAAATATCAAAAGTTATTAAAAAAACATGCTAAATTAAAAAAAATTGTAGATAAATATAAAGAATACAAAGCAGCAAAAGAAGGTATAGCAGAAGCAGAAGAAATGATGGAGCTTGATGATGATCCAGAAATGCAAGCTTTATTTGAAGAGGAAATTGCAGAATTAAAACCCAAAAAGGAAAAGCTTCAAGAACAGCTGCCAATTATGCTCTTACCTGATGATCCAAATGATGAAAAGAACGTTATTGTAGAAATTAGAGCTGGAGCTGGTGGTGATGAAGCTGCCCTTTTTGCTGCTGATCTTTATCGAATGTATACTCGTTATGCAGAAGGCAAAGGCTGGAAAGTAGATTTAATGAGTGCAAATGAATCAGGTACAGGTGGTTTTAAAGAAATTATTTTTACTATTGAAGGTACAGATATTTTTAAATATTTAAAATATGAAAGTGGAGTCCATCGAGTTCAGCGCGTTCCTTCTACAGAATCAAGTGGAAGAATCCACACTTCAACTGCTACTGTAGCTGTTTTACCAGAAGCAGAAGAGGTAGATGTTGAAATTGAAACAAATGATTTAACTATTGATACTTTCCGTTCTAGTGGTCCAGGTGGTCAGAGTGTAAATACAACTGACTCTGCAATTAGAATTACTCATGAGCCAACAGGTCTTACAGTTTCTTGTCAGGATGAAAAATCTCAGCATAAAAACAAGGCTAAGGCAATGAAAATTTTGAGAGCAAGGCTGCAGGAAAAGAAAGAACAAGAAAAGCAAAAAGAAAGATCTGAGGCCAGAAAATCACAGGTAGGTACTGGTGATCGGAGTGAAAAAATTAGAACTTATAATTTCCCTCAGGGAAGAGTAAGTGATCACCGGATTAATTTAACTATCCACCAATTAGATAAAATTTTGGATGGAGAATTAGAGCCAGTGGTAGAAGCTTTAATTGAGGAGGATAATAACAAGAGATTGGAGAAGATCTAA
- a CDS encoding thymidine kinase encodes MYKITKSGWLEIITGPMYCGKSEELIRRLNRVKIAKQKVRVFKPVLDDRYSKKDVVSHSGNSIEAVPVDHPEEILKRIDKTVDVVGIDEAQFFHSDLVAICEELADEGIRVILAGLDRDFRNQPFGPMPELMARAEYVDKLHAICIQCGEPASRTQRLINGQPARADDPVILVGAAEVYEARCRSCHSLRTD; translated from the coding sequence TTGTATAAAATAACAAAAAGTGGCTGGTTAGAAATTATAACTGGGCCGATGTACTGCGGTAAAAGTGAAGAGTTAATTCGCAGGCTAAATAGAGTAAAAATTGCTAAGCAAAAGGTAAGGGTCTTTAAACCCGTTTTAGATGATCGCTATAGCAAAAAAGATGTAGTTTCTCACAGTGGAAACAGTATAGAAGCAGTGCCAGTTGATCATCCAGAAGAGATATTAAAAAGAATAGACAAAACAGTTGATGTAGTCGGTATTGATGAAGCTCAATTTTTCCATTCAGACTTAGTTGCAATTTGTGAAGAATTAGCTGATGAGGGAATTCGTGTTATTTTGGCTGGCCTTGATCGTGACTTCCGCAATCAACCTTTTGGACCAATGCCAGAACTAATGGCTAGAGCTGAATATGTTGATAAACTGCACGCTATCTGTATCCAGTGTGGAGAACCTGCCAGTAGAACTCAGCGTTTAATTAATGGTCAACCAGCTCGGGCAGATGATCCAGTAATCTTAGTTGGAGCAGCCGAAGTTTATGAAGCCCGCTGCCGCAGTTGTCATAGTCTGAGAACTGATTAA
- the rpmE gene encoding 50S ribosomal protein L31: protein MREGIHPDVKETTVTCACGEVYETKSTKENIRVEVCSSCHPFYTGKQRKAKKGGRVERFNKKYGISETDSEDSE, encoded by the coding sequence ATGCGTGAAGGAATCCACCCAGACGTTAAAGAAACTACAGTAACCTGTGCCTGCGGCGAGGTTTATGAGACTAAATCAACTAAAGAAAATATTAGGGTTGAAGTTTGTTCTAGCTGTCATCCATTCTATACAGGAAAACAGCGTAAAGCCAAAAAAGGTGGTCGTGTCGAAAGATTTAATAAAAAATATGGGATTTCTGAAACTGACTCAGAAGATTCTGAGTAG
- the rho gene encoding transcription termination factor Rho, whose protein sequence is MLNISELERKTITELHTIAKKMELSGYSQMRKKDLIFAILKKGTENGGNIFAEGVLEIIKTEGYGFLRPSKYIPSSDDIYISASQIRRFDLRTGDVVSGQVREPKDSEKYFAILRIEAVNYQDPEKARSRSHFEDLTPLYPEERYKLEYHKNEISSRMIDLMSPIGKGQRGLLVSPPKAGKTVLLKKIANSIRHNYPEAKMMILLIDERPEEVTDMSRSVDAEVIASTFDEPPEEHIQVAELVLEKAKRLVEHKNDVVILLDSITRLARAANVTIPPSGRTLSGGLDPTAMHFPKRFFGAARNIEEGGSLTIIATSLVDTGSRMDDVIYEEFKGTGNMELHLNRRLAERRIFPAIDINRSGTRKEEMLLAKKELETIWKLRRQTANMTDYELMSTLLKQLKNTKDNQELLQTLDKIFKN, encoded by the coding sequence GTGCTTAATATTAGTGAATTAGAAAGAAAAACAATTACTGAATTACATACAATAGCCAAAAAGATGGAACTTAGTGGTTATTCGCAGATGCGGAAAAAAGATTTGATTTTTGCTATTTTAAAAAAAGGAACAGAAAACGGAGGTAATATTTTTGCCGAAGGAGTACTGGAAATCATTAAAACTGAAGGTTATGGATTTTTAAGACCTTCTAAATATATTCCTTCAAGTGATGATATCTATATTTCTGCTTCTCAAATTAGACGTTTTGATTTAAGAACAGGAGATGTTGTTTCAGGTCAGGTAAGAGAACCAAAAGATAGTGAAAAATATTTTGCTATTTTGAGAATTGAGGCTGTTAATTATCAAGATCCAGAAAAAGCAAGATCTCGTTCTCATTTTGAAGATTTAACTCCTCTTTATCCAGAAGAAAGATATAAGTTAGAGTACCATAAAAATGAAATATCTTCGCGGATGATCGATTTAATGTCTCCAATTGGTAAAGGTCAGCGTGGACTTTTGGTTTCTCCTCCTAAAGCGGGAAAAACAGTGCTCTTAAAGAAAATAGCAAATAGTATTAGGCATAACTACCCTGAAGCTAAAATGATGATCCTCTTAATTGATGAGCGCCCAGAAGAGGTCACAGATATGAGTCGTTCAGTTGATGCTGAAGTTATAGCTTCAACTTTTGATGAGCCGCCAGAAGAGCATATTCAAGTGGCAGAATTAGTTTTAGAAAAAGCCAAAAGATTAGTTGAACACAAAAACGATGTAGTTATTCTCTTAGATAGTATTACCAGATTAGCTAGAGCAGCTAATGTTACTATTCCTCCCAGTGGAAGGACTCTTTCTGGAGGTTTAGATCCGACAGCTATGCATTTTCCTAAACGCTTTTTTGGAGCTGCTCGGAATATCGAAGAAGGTGGTAGTTTAACAATTATTGCTACTTCTTTAGTTGATACTGGTAGTAGAATGGATGATGTAATTTACGAAGAATTTAAAGGGACTGGAAATATGGAATTACATTTAAATCGTCGTTTAGCAGAAAGAAGAATTTTCCCAGCAATTGATATTAATCGTTCTGGAACCAGAAAAGAAGAAATGCTATTAGCTAAAAAAGAATTAGAAACAATTTGGAAATTAAGAAGGCAGACTGCTAATATGACTGATTATGAGCTGATGAGCACTTTACTAAAACAATTAAAAAATACTAAAGATAATCAAGAATTGCTCCAGACTCTAGATAAAATCTTTAAAAATTAA
- a CDS encoding sodium:calcium antiporter, whose protein sequence is MIELWSEFSLMALLIIISGTYLSRFGDIIADKSGLGQAFIGGILIAVATSLPELVTSISSALVGAPDIAVGNAFGSNTFNLAILAFADLLQGQGPLLLQVNYSHLLSGLVGILLSTLVVFSLILSHFMNFNLSIFGVGVDSILLLITYIVSVRMIYRYDKKNPLDPETIKEEDPNPDYTLNKALLGFAACGLVIVFSGYRLTLAADQIAMLTGIDQSFIGSILVAAATSLPELVATISAIKIGAYNMAVGNVFGSNIFNMTVIFFADLFYRQGVLLEDAKIVHILTATVGILMATIILIGLFYRSRRSFLWMGWDAIAAAVVYFAGVYLLFQLGINVI, encoded by the coding sequence GTGATAGAACTTTGGTCAGAATTTAGTTTAATGGCTTTATTAATTATTATTTCTGGTACTTATTTATCTCGTTTTGGTGATATAATTGCTGATAAAAGTGGTTTAGGACAGGCTTTTATTGGTGGAATTTTAATTGCAGTGGCAACTTCTCTACCAGAACTAGTAACAAGTATTAGTTCAGCTTTGGTAGGAGCCCCAGATATTGCAGTTGGTAATGCTTTTGGTAGTAATACTTTTAACCTTGCTATTTTAGCTTTTGCAGATCTTCTTCAGGGTCAAGGACCTTTACTGCTTCAGGTTAACTACAGTCATTTACTCTCTGGTTTAGTTGGCATTTTACTTTCTACTTTAGTTGTTTTTAGTTTAATTCTCTCCCATTTTATGAATTTTAATTTAAGTATTTTTGGAGTTGGAGTAGATAGCATTTTGCTTTTAATTACATATATTGTAAGTGTAAGAATGATTTATCGTTATGACAAGAAAAACCCTCTTGATCCTGAAACAATAAAAGAAGAAGATCCAAATCCAGATTACACCCTAAATAAGGCTTTGCTGGGTTTTGCAGCTTGCGGTTTGGTAATAGTTTTTAGTGGTTATCGGCTAACACTTGCTGCTGATCAAATAGCTATGTTAACCGGAATCGATCAGAGCTTTATTGGTTCTATTTTAGTGGCTGCAGCCACTTCTCTGCCCGAATTAGTTGCTACAATTTCTGCTATTAAAATTGGTGCTTATAATATGGCAGTTGGAAATGTTTTTGGCAGTAATATCTTTAATATGACCGTTATTTTCTTTGCTGATCTATTTTACCGGCAGGGAGTATTATTAGAAGATGCCAAAATAGTTCATATTTTAACAGCTACTGTCGGTATTTTGATGGCAACAATTATTTTGATCGGCTTATTTTATCGTTCTCGGCGTTCTTTTCTCTGGATGGGCTGGGATGCAATTGCAGCTGCAGTAGTTTATTTTGCAGGGGTTTATTTGCTTTTTCAATTGGGGATTAATGTAATTTAA